The genomic stretch AAGAAGTCCACGCCTTGCGCCGCCAGATAATCGCATTGTTCTTGGGTTTCCACGCCTTCGGCGACGATGCCCAAGTCAAGCTTGCCCGACAACTCGATGATGCTGTCGAGTATATGCCGCGATAAAGCATCGGCCCCGATCATCGCCACAAAGCTTTGATCAATCTTCAAGTAGTCAACATTGAAATTGCGCAAGTAACCCAGGCTGGAGTGGCCGGTGCCGAAGTCGTCAATGGCGATCATCACCCCCAACTCATGCAGGGCCTGGAACAGCTGGCGGGTCACGTCGGTGGGCTCGATCAGTTCGCGTTCGGTCAACTCCAGGGTCAACAGGACCTGGCCCGGCTTGAAGGCCGCGAGGAATTCCCGGCAGTCCTGCACCAACTCCAGGTCCTGGCAATGCCGGGCGGTGATATTGATGCCTACGTGGAAGTTCTCGCCCAGGCGATCGGCATGGGGCGCCAGTTGTGTGGCGACCTGGCGCATCAGCGCGCGGGTCATGGGCACGATCAGCCCGGAGTGTTCGGCCAGGGGGATAAACAGGTCCGGGCGTACCAGGCCTTCCTTTGGATGCTGCCAGCGCATCAGGACTTCACAGCCGGCCCATTGCAGGTTGTCGCCGCGGACCACCGGTTGGTAGTACGGCACGAACTCATTGGCACCCAGTGCCCGTTGCAGTTCATGGGTGGGGGCGGAAGAGCGCTTTTGCAGCCAGTGGGCGAGCACGCCTGCCAGCACACCGAAAAACACCAAGAGGCTGAACAGGGCCGGGTAGCGCGCTTCCATATAGCGCCACACTTCACCCTCGGGCATCCCGGCTTCCACACTGTAGTCGTAACGCTGGGAACCGAGTTGGTGGTGGGCCACGGCAAATACCGGCGGCGCGGTGGTGTGGACTTTGCCGTCGCTGCCCAGCCAATTGGGCCCGACCTGCAATACCAGGTCGGCATAACGACTGATCAGGCGCAGAGCATTGGTCAGGTGATAGCCGTCAATCGAGGCAAACGCCGCCTGGTCACCGTCCACCAGCCGATACACCAGCAGCGCGGTATTGGGCGTGACCGGATTGCCATTCATCAGCCACAGGCGCCCATTGACATAGTCGTCAGGGTTGACCGGTGACACATAGGCGCTGCCAAACAACGAGCTGCAATAAATGGTTTTTTGCCAGGACAAGGTGGTTGCACGCACGAACGGGCGCCGGGTGACTTGCTCGCGAAGCGCCAGTTGTGCCGTGTTGTCACAGTCCTTGCCTGCCAGTGGCAGCAGGTCCTGGGCGGCGAGGGCGGTGTTATTGAGCATCAGGTCGAATTGGCGCACGGCCTCAATGGCCGTCTGCTCGGTACTGTGTTCCAGGGTGCGCTGGGCCTGCATATACAGAATGAGTACGCCCAGCAGAATCGGCAGCAGGCCGCACAACAGGGAGATCGAGTAGCGGGCGGCACGTTTGCGCGGGCCTTTGAGGGTAAGGGGCATGTAGGCAGCCTGTAGCGGAGTAAGAGAGACGCCTGGTAACGGCTACAGGCAATACGTCGGATATCAGGAGGATAGTTGGCCTGTGGAAATAAGCATTTTCAGTGCGTGGAACCAGCCACCTGGCCAGACCCCGTGTTTTTAGCTTTGCCAAACTTAGCAACATATTTTGACGGGGAAAGGTTGTTTGGTCTATTGCGTTATTGCTCGGATTGGTAGCTTTTCTGATCAAAAATCAGCAGCTACGCCCTGCGCCACCTGGATAAACGCCAGGGTCGCCGGAGACGACTGACGCCGGTCCAGTACCGCCAAACCGATGTGCCGCTCCACCTTGGGTGATAACGGTCGCTGCACGTAGGGCGGCTGATGGCCCTGCGGCAACGAGGCCTGGGCCACTACACTCACGCCCGCGCCCCGGCTGACGGTGTCCAGGGTGCTGAGCAGTTGCGAGCAGCGGTAACGCACATTGGGCTTGAGCCGCGCACTGTGGAATAACCGCTCCACCAGCTCCGAAGAACCGGCTTCAGTCAGCACAAACGGGTCGTGGCACAGCTCGTTGAGTTTCACGCTGGCCTGCTGGGTGAGGGCATGGCCTTCGGGCAGCAGGGCGACCATCTGGTCTTCGAACAAGGCAACGGTGTCGAAGCGCTCCTGTTCCAACACCACAAAGCCCACGTCAATGCGCCGCTCTTCCAGCCACTGCAGCACCTGGCGGTCGGGGCCCTCATCCACATGCACTTCGATCCCCGGATGGGCCTGGTAGAAGTGTTCAAGGATCCTGGGCAACAGGCGGATGGACGCGGTTGGCCCGAAGGAACCGATACGCAACGTCCCGCTCTTCATTCCTCGGGCATCGGCTGCTTCCTGTTGCAACGTACTGGCCAGCCCCAGCATCGCCCGTGCCCTTGGCAGCAGTTGCTGGCCGATATCACTGAGTTCGACCCGTGACTGCTGGCGACGGAACAGTTCCACCCCCAGTTCCTGTTCCAGAGACTTGATGGCATGGGACACCGCCGACTGGCTGATGCCCAGGCGATGGGCGGCGCTGGTGAACCCTTGCAGTTGTGCCACCAGCGAGAAGATTTCCAGTTGCGTGAGGGTCATGAGGTTTTACTCATTTTACGATGACTTTGTATTAGGAAAAGAATACGTCAAACCGCCCCTAGATATTCAGGATCCTTATGCTCAGTTCAACCTTTGTGTGTGTTGGCGACCGTCTCACCTACGCCAGGCTGGCGGCGGTGAGCATGATCTGGGGTGGTACTTTTGTTGCCGGCCGATTCCTCGCGGCGGATCTGGATCCGCTGCTGATCGCAAGCCTGCGTTTTGTTCTGGCCAGCCTGGCGTTGTTGCTGTTCATGGCCTTTGCCCGCACCCCCCTGGCGTGTCCTACGCCTGCGCAAATGGCGCGGTTACTGCTACTGGGCTTTTTCGGGATCTTCTTCTACAACCTGTGTTTCTTCTATGGCCTGCATTTTATCAATGCCTCGCGTGCTTCGTTGATTGTGGCCCTCAACCCGGCAGTGATTGGCCTGGCGTCATGCTGGTTGTTCAAGGAGCGGCTGGGGCGCAGCCAAGTGTGGGGCATCACCCTGTGCCTGGGCGGTGCGGCGTGTGTGATTGTCAGCCGCGACCCGTTGCTGTTGCAGGGCAGGGCGGATGCGTGGATAGGCGACCTGATGATTTTCGGCTGTGTGCTGAGTTGGGGCGTGTATTCCCTGGGTTCCCGTGCGCTGAACCACAGCCTTGGTCCCTTGCAGACGGTAACCTGGTCGGTGCTGCTGGGCACCTTGATGTTGTGCCTCACCACCGTGGTGACTGACAGGGTGACGGTGCAGGCGCTGGATGCCATCCATTGGCCGCATCTGCTGGGCCTGCTTTACCTCGGCGTACTGGGCTCGGCCTTGGCCTATATCGGTTACTACGACGGTATCCGGCGGATCGGCGCGACCCGTGCAGGCGTTTTTATCGCCCTCAACCCGCTGACGGCCGTGGTCTGTGGCGCGCTGCTGCTGGACGAACGGTTCAGCCTCCCGATGTTCTTCGGCGCGGCGCTGATCCTGCTGGGCATCTACCTGTGCAATAAACCCCTTGCACCCGCCGGGGCATAGGGATTTGATAAGGAATACGGACAAAGCTGTTTACGCTGTGTAGAATCTGGTTACGCATACAAGAATAAGCGCCTGTTTTCATGCAGGCCTCGTCCGTCAGAGACGCCCGTAAGAGAATGATCCAACCATGAAGCTACTCGGGTTCCAACTCATCTACGGTGACTTCCTCGCCCGCAGCGTGCGGGGTATTTCCTGTGCGCCACCTGCCTGCCTCATCCTTGCTGGCAATTAATTTACTTAATTCTAAAAAGATGATGAGGCGCCAAATCATGGCAGATCTATACGAAAACCCGATGGGCCTGATGGGCTTTGAGTTCATTGAATTCGCATCGCCGACCCCGGGCACCCTGGAGCCGATCTTCGAGATCATGGGTTTCACCAAGGTTGCGAGCCACCGCTCGAAAAACGTGCACCTGTACCGCCAGGGCGGGATCAACCTGATCCTCAACAACGAACCCAACAGCATCGCCTCGTACTTTGCCGCCGAGCACGGTCCGTCGGTATGTGGCATGGCGTTCCGCGTCAAGGACTCGCAACAGGCCTACACCCGCGCCCTGGAGCTCGGCGCCCAGCCGATCCATATCGAAACCGGCCCGATGGAACTGAACCTGCCGGCCATCAAGGGTATCGGCGGCGCGCCGCTGTACCTGATCGACCGTTTCGGCGAAGGCAGCTCGATCTACGATATCGACTTCGTGTTTATCGAAGGTGTGGATCGCAACCCGGTGGGCGCGGGCCTGAAGGTCATCGACCACCTGACCCACAACGTCTATCGCGGGCGCATGGTCTACTGGGCAAACTTCTACGAGAAGCTGTTCAACTTCCGTGAAGCGCGCTACTTCGACATCAAGGGCGAGTACACCGGCCTGACCTCCAAGGCCATGAGCGCCCCGGACGGCATGATCCGCATCCCGTTGAACGAAGAGTCGTCCAAGGGCGCAGGCCAGATCGAAGAGTTCCTGATGCAGTTCAACGGCGAAGGCATCCAGCACGTCGCCTTCCTCACCGAAGACCTGGTCAAGACCTGGGATGCGTTGAAGAAGATCGGCATGCGTTTCATGACGGCGCCGCCAGACACCTATTACGAAATGCTCGAAGGCCGCCTGCCAAACCATGGCGAACCGGTGGACCAGTTACAGGCACGGGGTATTCTGCTGGACGGCTCGTCTGTAGCCGGCGACAAGCGCCTGCTGTTGCAGATCTTCTCGGAAACCCTGATGGGCCCGGTGTTCTTCGAGTTCATCCAGCGCAAGGGTGATGACGGCTTCGGCGAAGGCAACTTCAAGGCCCTGTTCGAGTCCATCGAGCGTGACCAGGTGCGTCGTGGGGTATTGACCGCCGACTGATGGTTTGATGCATGGAAAAGCCCGGTAAAGGTCGCCCTTTACCGGGCTTTTGCGTATATGGGCTGTTAACCGGAGTCAAAGGTGTCGAGTGCTCAAGCTGATCCGCCGTCACTGTTTGTAGTGATTGGCACGCATTGGCTTTGGAGATAAGTGTGGCTAGCGAACCACGTAGGGGATGAGTGGGCAATGCTCGCCCCTCGATACAGGATCGCCTCTAAGGCATTAACCACTGTTTGAGACTTCATCATTATGCATATCACTCATGATCAGTCCCTGCATCTGACAACGCTGTTTCCCCAGCCGCTCCAGTCAACACACACCACCCACTCGCTAAGCAGTGGGTCGTCTGCTGATGGTGCTCGCAGAACATTCCAGGAGCGCTCTAATACAGAATTTTTGAACGGTACGCTGAGTCATGAGGGGCGGGCGATGGCCAGCGCCACGCTGGAGCCTGACAAAGTTAGTACGCCGGGCGTGCAGGTCTCTACCTTTGCGGTGGATGGCGCTCAGTCCAAAGACATTGTTCTGGTCAAGCGTGTCCCCACTACGGCTGAGGGGCCGAATTTCCTGCTGTTTGTACCGGATAAAGACGGGAAGTCATTTCATGAGTTCAATACTCGCGAAGAAATGACCGCCTGGCTCAAGGAGCAGGTCTATGATCCCGAAAAACTGGAGGCTTTTGCGAGCCACTTCTCCATCGATGCGGCACCCGGCCAGGTTGATCGAGTCAAGGAGGTGATGACTCGGTTTGCCGCTGACGATATCAACGCAGTGGTCGGCAGCTATTGCTACGAAAAGGGGGATATTTTCACGCGATTGCACAAAGACGTCACTGTTGCGCCTGTTGACGTCAACGGTTTGACCCAGACGCGCGTGCACCAGCTTGAGCCTGACGGCAAGGCTACCTACATAGGGACCCGGGAAGATGGTCAGAGTGTTCTCTACAAATACGATGCCTATGGAAACTTGCACGGCGCCAGCAAGGGTAATTTCTACTTTGTGAGAAACGGATTGAACAACGACGCCCCACTCGTTGCGATGACGAAGACCGAGTACCTGAGTAAGGTGATCAACGTTTCACTGGACAATGTCGGTGCCAACGACAAAAGCGGAATCTTCCATGAGTTTCTCAAGCAACTGAGAAATCCCGGCGAAGGGCTTGGAACGGCACTGACCCAGTTGGGAGTGCCACCGGACATAGCGCATTCTATCGAAGAGATCGTGAAGAACCCGGGGGTAGGCTCGTTACATGAGCTGAACCGTGGCAATCGTCTTGGTGATCTGTTTGGTATCGATCAGCAGACGACGGATGAGCACCTCAGACAGGTCGGCATTAAAGTGCAAGGTCGTATTCCTCACTACAATAAAGTGCGTGAAGCGTTGAACAGTATTGCTGACTTCCTGGAAACGGTAGGGCCTGAAGCGCCTGACATGACAGCCCAAGTCAATACGCGCTAGACCCCCAAAGGGGTATGGATGCCCCTACGACAGACATCCACCGGCCGTGCTCAGTTAGACCTTGCCTGACGTACCAAATGCTTGAACCCTTCGTACACAAGTACCATGACTGCGATCCAGATCGGTATGTAGGTCAGCCATTCTCCCGCATTGATTCCTTCACCCAACAACAGCGCCACCCCCAGCAACAACACCGGCTCCACATAGCTGAGCAAGCCAAACAGGCTGAACGCCAACAGCCGGCTGGCGATGATGTAGCACACCAGCGCCGAAGCACTGATCAGCCCGAGCATCGGGATCAACCCATACAACCCTGTGTGCGCATCCAGCACGGCGAAGCCCTGTTCGCCACTCTGGACAAGCCACAGTGCCACCGGCAGCATCAGCGCCATGTCCAGCCACAGGCCGCCCAGGTGGTCGGTCGCCAGGCGTTTGCGCAACACGAAATAGATCGGGTAGCCGATGATCACCAACAGCGTCGCCCAGGAGAAACCGCCCACCTGGTACAACTCGTTAAGCACGCCAATCGCGGCAAACACCACCGCAATCAGCTGCAGCCGCGAGAGTTTTTCGCCATACACCAAACGCCCGGTCAGGACCATGGTCAGTGGCAGCAGGAAGTAGCCCAGGGACACATCCAGGCTGCGGCCATTGAGCGGTGCCCACATGAACAACCACAGTTGCACCCCCAGCAGCACCGACGACAGCACAACCCCACCGATCAGCCGTGGCTTGCCCGCGAGCAATCGCAGCAACGCCCACACTTGACGCCACTCCCCGCTGACCACCATGAACACCGTCATGCACGGCACGGTCAGCAACATGCGCCAGCCGAAAATCTCCAGGCCACTCAAGGGCGTGAGCAGTGATGTGAAGTAATACATCACGGCAAACAACACCGAGGCCGCTACCGATAAAACAACGCCTTTAGACACGCAGTCCTCGCCAAACCGATTCAAACAAAAGAGGGGGGAATTTCAGGTGGGAATATATTGCTTTTGAGGTGAGACGTTTGCTCTGTTTTGCGGCATCTTATGGGAAAATTTCTCACACCCAAGGCTTGCCAACATGCCCGTCAGCCCCCAGCCCCCCCTGGATGATTTCGACCGCGCGATTCTCAAGCACCTGCAACGCGACAACACCACCGCGCTACGGGTGATTGGCGAACAGGTCAACTTGTCGACCGCTGCGGTACAGCGGCGTATCAAACGCATGGAACAGAGCGGGGCGATCAGCGCCAATACGGCGGTGGTCAATCAGGATGCGGTGGGCAAACCGATCACGATCCTGGTGGAGGTGCACGCCGAGCGCACCCATATTGAAGACCTCGATGTGCTCAAGAGGCAGATGTCGATTCCCGAGGTGCAGCAGTGCTACTACGTCACCGGCGATGCGGACTTCATGCTGGTGGTCGTGGTGGAAACCATGAAGGCCTACGAAACCCTGGCCCGCACGCTGTTCTACGAGAACCGCAATATCAAATGGTTTCGCAGCATCGTGGTGATGGACCGGGTCAAGGTGAGCCTGGATGTGCCGCTGGGCTGAGCGCCCCCCAAAGAATGTAGGCGCTGGCTCAGGGGCGGTGGATACGCCCCGAAACGAAATGCCCCACATCATTGAACCCTGGCGTCGACGCATGCCCCGGCGTCACCAGTGAATCAATGAATGCTTCGTCCTCGGCACTGATCTTGACATCGAGGGCCCCGGTATAGGCATCCCACTGCGCCTCGGTACGGGGTCCGACAATCGCTGAGCTGACTGCTTGGTTGTTCAGGACCCAGGCAATCGCAAACTCGACAATCCCCACGCCGCGTCCCTGGGTGTATTGCTGGATCTGTTGGGCGATGCGCAGCGACTCCACGCGCCATTCGGTTTCCAGGATGCGTTTGTCCTGGCGTGCGGCGCGGCTACCGGCTTCGGGGGTGATGTCCGGGGCGTACTTGCCACTGAGCACGCCACGGGCCAGCGGGCTGTAGGGCACCACGCCCAGGCCATAGGCCGCCGCCGCGGTGATCTGTTCCACCTCGGCCTGACGGTTGACGATGTTGTACAGCGGCTGGCTGATGATCGGCCGGTCGACCCCCAGTCGTTCGGCCACGCGCACCATGTCGGCGATGCGCCAGCCCCGGTAGTTGGACAGCCCCCAGTAACGGATCTTGCCCTGGCGGATCAGGTCGCCGATGGCCGAAATCGTGACTTCCAGCGGGGTGTCGTGGTCTTCGCGGTGCAGGTAATAGATGTCCAGGTAGTCGGTGTCGAGTCGGGTGAGGCTGGCGTGCAGCGCGTTGAACATGCGCTTGCGGCTCAGGCCGCTGCGGTTGGGCAGGCCGTCCGACGGGCCAAAGCCGACCTTGGAGGCGACGATCCAGTCGGCGCGATGGCGGCTGATGGCCTCGCCGACAATTTCTTCCGAGCGCCCGCCGGTATAGACGTCGGCAGTGTCGATGAAGTTGATGCCCTGGTCCCAGGCCTTGTCGATGATGCGCAGCGAATCTTGCGTGTGGGTCTGTTCGCCAAACATCATGGTGCCCAGGGTCAGTGCGCTGACCTTGAGCCCGGACTGGCCCAGTGTGCGGTAAATCATGGTGAGTTCCTCAAAAGCACAGACAGTTGTCATGCAATACCAGAGAGCAAGGCTCTAGAACAAGCCCGAGGTCGGTGGCTCGGTGCCCTTGAGCCGATAGGCGCCGACCACTGCGGCCTTCCAGTGCCGCGGGTTGTGGTTGGCCACGGTGCGCGCGTTGCGCCAGTGCCGGTCGAGGTTATGGCTGCGCCCGGTAGTGGAGGCGCCGCCCACGTCAAACAGCAGTTCGGCAGCCTTGAGTGCCGACTCGGCGGCAATGTATTGGGCCTGGGCCACGTCAATGGTGGCGCGGGTCACGGCCTCATGGCTCAGCTCCTCGGCCCAGGCTGTGTCGATGGTGTCGGCGGCGCGTAAAACCACCGCTTCAGCGGTAAACGCGCGAGCCGAGATCTCACCCACGGAAAATTCCACATAGGGATCGTCCACCGAACGGCTGGCGCTGCTGTGCTTGATCGGTCGTGCATGGTCCCGAGCAAACGCCACGGCATCGTTCAAGGCATTGCGCGCGATGCCGGCCTGCACCGCGCCGAGGAACAGTTGCAGAAATGGGGTGATGATCGATCGCTGGCCTTCCTCCACCACCTGCGTGCGGATTTCCTCGCGGCGCACCAGCACGTTGTTCAGGCGGGTGGTGCCGCTGGCGGTCAGGCGCTGGCCCATGGCGTCGAAATCATCCACCAGCTCCAGGCCTTCACGGCCGCGCGGTACCACGAACGATACCGGCTCCCCGTTCTCATCCAACGCCACCGCGCCAATCCAGTCGGCATACAGCGCGCCAGTGCTGTAGTACTTGCTGCCATTGGCGCGAAAATGCTCACCCTGCGGCACAATCCGCGCGCTGACCTGGCCGTTGGCGCCGCCGATTTCCCAGCCGGCGTTGCCGAACACCTCGCCCTGCAGGTAGTGGGCAAACCACAGCTGGCGCTCGGCTTCGGACGGCTGAACCAACAGGCTTTCGATAAAGGCAAAGCTGGGGCGCAGGGTCTGGGCAATGTTGGAATCCACCGCCGCCAGGTCGATGACAAACTGCACCACCTCGCGCACGCTGGAGCCGCTGCCGCCGTAGCGCTGGGGAATGCGCAGGGTCAACAGGCGCGCCGCTGCCAACTGGCGGATCTGCTCATGGGGCAGTTGCCGGGTGCGCTCGCGCTCGGCGGCGCCCTCGGCGATCTGCGGCAACAACACAGCGGCGCGCTGCAACAACTCTGTGACGGATAAAAAGCTCATGACAATCCTTAAATGGCAATGGCATAGGTAATGAAGTGGTGCCCGGGTACCGGGGCGGGCCGGTCGATCTGCACGATGGCATCGAGCAGGGCGCGGGTGTAGGCATGTTGTGGGTGGTCAAATACGTCGCGCACCGTGCCGCTTTCCACCACCTCGCCGTCCTTCATCACCAGCACCCGTTCGCTGACCTGATTGATCACCCCCAGGTCATGGGAAATGAACAGGCAAGCCAGTTTCAGGCGTGACTTGAGGTCGGCCAGCAGGGCGAGGATCTGCGCCTGCACCGACACATCCAGGGCTGACACCGGCTCGTCGCACACCAGCACCTGAGGGTTGGGCGCCAGCGCACGGGCAATGGCGATGCGTTGGCGCTGGCCACCGGAAAGCTCCAGGGGGCGTCGGTTGAGTACGCTGGCATCCAGGCGCACCAGCTCCAGCAACTCCAGGGTGCGCGCCGGCCATTCCCGGCGCGGCAGACCGGCGACGTGCAGGGCCTCGTTGAGCACCCGAGCCACGGTGTAGCGCGGGTCAAACGAGCTTTGCGGATCCTGGAACACCACCTGGATGCGCTGGCGCAGTTGGCGGCGTTGTTGATTGTCGAGCGCGCTCCAGGGCCGCCCGTTAAGCCACACGTCACCGGCGTCCGGGCGTTCCAGGCCCAGCAGCATGCGGGTGAGGGTGGTCTTGCCACTGCCGGACTCGCCGACAATCCCCAGGGTTTCCCCGGCCCGCAGGCTGAAACTGGCGTTGTGCACCGCGACATGGGGCTGGCCGTCGGGGCCGATAAAGGTTTTTTGCAGGTTGCGCGCCTCGATCAGCGGCAGGTCGAAGCGCTCGACACTCGCCACCTTCGGCATCGCCCGGGCCGGGCGTTGGAAATGCACAGCGCGCCCGGCCCGCAGCAGCGATTGGGTGTAGGGGTGCTGGGGATCATGCAGGATCGCGTCCACCGGACCCTGTTCGACAATCACCCCGTGATGCATCACCGCCACCCGGTTGGCCAGGCGCGACACCACCGCCAGGTCATGGCTGACCACCAGCATCGCCATGGCTTGGGAACGCAGGGACTCCAGCAGCCCCAAGACTTGGGCCTGCACCGTGGCGTCCAGCGCCGTGGTGGGTTCATCGGCAATCAACAGGCGCGGGCCTGCGGCAATTGCCGAGGCGATCAGTGCCCGCTGGCGCAGCCCGCCCGACAGTTGATGGGGATACTGCAAGGCCCGCAACTCAGGCTGCGGCACGCCGACCGCACGCAGCAGTTCGATGACCCGTGCCCGGCGTTCATCGCGGTCCAGTTCAGTGTGTAGGCGCAAGGGCTCGGCAATTTCCTTGCCCACCGGGCGCAGCGGGTCGAGGGAGCCGAGGGCGTCCTGCATCACAAAGCCGATCTGCGCACCGCGCAGGGTCTGCCAGGCGCGGTCGTCCAACTGGCGCAGGTCGATGCCGGCAAACGCCAGGCGCTCGGCCTGTACCCGCGAGCCGGCGCCGTTCAGGCCGCTGAGGGTACGGGAAGTAACGGTCTTGCCCGAACCGGACTCGCCCACCAGCGCCAGGCATTCGCCGGCGGCCAGGGTGAACGATAGGCCCTTGATAATCGGCGTGTGGCCAAACTGCACCCGCAGGTCTTGTACATCCACCAACGTACTCATCGCGATTTGCCCTCGCTGCGCGCCAGCCAGTCACGGCCAATGGCGGTGATCGAGACCACCGTCAGGATGATTGCCACGCTCGGCCAGGCCACCAGCCACCAGGCATTGGCCAGGTAATTGCGGCCCATGGCGAGCATCGAGCCCCATTCCGGTGCAGGCGGCGAGGCACCAAAGCCGAGGAAGCTCAACGCCGCGCCGGTGATGATGTTGTGCCCGATGCCAATGGTGGCGAGGATCAGGATCGGCTTGATCGCATTGGGCAGCACATGCCGCAAGACCACGGCGGCGCGATGCCGGCCGAGGGTGGTGGCGGCTTCGACATAGGGGGCATCGCGCACCACCAGGGTCTGCGCGCGCACCATCCGCGCAAAGCGCGGGATGCTTGCCACGCCCACCGCGATCAGCGTGATCCACAGGCCCTGGCCCCAGAACGTGATGATCACCAGGGCCAGCAGCAGGTCGGGAAAGGCCAGCAATACGTCGATCAAGCGCATGATCGCGCCATCCACCAGGCGCGGGCCAAGCCCTGCCGCCAGGCCAAGGACGATCCCGGCGCCCAGGCCGATGGCCGTGGACACCAGGCCCATCAACAGCGAAGGGCGCACCCCGTGGATCAAGCGGGCGAGCACATCGCGGCCGTTCTCATCGGTGCCCAGCCAATGGCTGCTGCTCGATGGCAGATAGGCGTTGCGGGCGACGGCGGCCAGTGGGTCGACACCGGTCAACCAATGGGGCACGAGCGCTGCGACCAACAAGCCGA from Pseudomonas fluorescens encodes the following:
- a CDS encoding cyclic diguanylate phosphodiesterase, which gives rise to MPLTLKGPRKRAARYSISLLCGLLPILLGVLILYMQAQRTLEHSTEQTAIEAVRQFDLMLNNTALAAQDLLPLAGKDCDNTAQLALREQVTRRPFVRATTLSWQKTIYCSSLFGSAYVSPVNPDDYVNGRLWLMNGNPVTPNTALLVYRLVDGDQAAFASIDGYHLTNALRLISRYADLVLQVGPNWLGSDGKVHTTAPPVFAVAHHQLGSQRYDYSVEAGMPEGEVWRYMEARYPALFSLLVFFGVLAGVLAHWLQKRSSAPTHELQRALGANEFVPYYQPVVRGDNLQWAGCEVLMRWQHPKEGLVRPDLFIPLAEHSGLIVPMTRALMRQVATQLAPHADRLGENFHVGINITARHCQDLELVQDCREFLAAFKPGQVLLTLELTERELIEPTDVTRQLFQALHELGVMIAIDDFGTGHSSLGYLRNFNVDYLKIDQSFVAMIGADALSRHILDSIIELSGKLDLGIVAEGVETQEQCDYLAAQGVDFLQGYLFGRPVPFDAFIKSLRGA
- the hppD gene encoding 4-hydroxyphenylpyruvate dioxygenase, giving the protein MADLYENPMGLMGFEFIEFASPTPGTLEPIFEIMGFTKVASHRSKNVHLYRQGGINLILNNEPNSIASYFAAEHGPSVCGMAFRVKDSQQAYTRALELGAQPIHIETGPMELNLPAIKGIGGAPLYLIDRFGEGSSIYDIDFVFIEGVDRNPVGAGLKVIDHLTHNVYRGRMVYWANFYEKLFNFREARYFDIKGEYTGLTSKAMSAPDGMIRIPLNEESSKGAGQIEEFLMQFNGEGIQHVAFLTEDLVKTWDALKKIGMRFMTAPPDTYYEMLEGRLPNHGEPVDQLQARGILLDGSSVAGDKRLLLQIFSETLMGPVFFEFIQRKGDDGFGEGNFKALFESIERDQVRRGVLTAD
- a CDS encoding aldo/keto reductase is translated as MIYRTLGQSGLKVSALTLGTMMFGEQTHTQDSLRIIDKAWDQGINFIDTADVYTGGRSEEIVGEAISRHRADWIVASKVGFGPSDGLPNRSGLSRKRMFNALHASLTRLDTDYLDIYYLHREDHDTPLEVTISAIGDLIRQGKIRYWGLSNYRGWRIADMVRVAERLGVDRPIISQPLYNIVNRQAEVEQITAAAAYGLGVVPYSPLARGVLSGKYAPDITPEAGSRAARQDKRILETEWRVESLRIAQQIQQYTQGRGVGIVEFAIAWVLNNQAVSSAIVGPRTEAQWDAYTGALDVKISAEDEAFIDSLVTPGHASTPGFNDVGHFVSGRIHRP
- a CDS encoding DMT family transporter, which translates into the protein MLSSTFVCVGDRLTYARLAAVSMIWGGTFVAGRFLAADLDPLLIASLRFVLASLALLLFMAFARTPLACPTPAQMARLLLLGFFGIFFYNLCFFYGLHFINASRASLIVALNPAVIGLASCWLFKERLGRSQVWGITLCLGGAACVIVSRDPLLLQGRADAWIGDLMIFGCVLSWGVYSLGSRALNHSLGPLQTVTWSVLLGTLMLCLTTVVTDRVTVQALDAIHWPHLLGLLYLGVLGSALAYIGYYDGIRRIGATRAGVFIALNPLTAVVCGALLLDERFSLPMFFGAALILLGIYLCNKPLAPAGA
- the rarD gene encoding EamA family transporter RarD, whose protein sequence is MSKGVVLSVAASVLFAVMYYFTSLLTPLSGLEIFGWRMLLTVPCMTVFMVVSGEWRQVWALLRLLAGKPRLIGGVVLSSVLLGVQLWLFMWAPLNGRSLDVSLGYFLLPLTMVLTGRLVYGEKLSRLQLIAVVFAAIGVLNELYQVGGFSWATLLVIIGYPIYFVLRKRLATDHLGGLWLDMALMLPVALWLVQSGEQGFAVLDAHTGLYGLIPMLGLISASALVCYIIASRLLAFSLFGLLSYVEPVLLLGVALLLGEGINAGEWLTYIPIWIAVMVLVYEGFKHLVRQARSN
- a CDS encoding Lrp/AsnC family transcriptional regulator; translation: MPVSPQPPLDDFDRAILKHLQRDNTTALRVIGEQVNLSTAAVQRRIKRMEQSGAISANTAVVNQDAVGKPITILVEVHAERTHIEDLDVLKRQMSIPEVQQCYYVTGDADFMLVVVVETMKAYETLARTLFYENRNIKWFRSIVVMDRVKVSLDVPLG
- a CDS encoding LysR family transcriptional regulator — its product is MTLTQLEIFSLVAQLQGFTSAAHRLGISQSAVSHAIKSLEQELGVELFRRQQSRVELSDIGQQLLPRARAMLGLASTLQQEAADARGMKSGTLRIGSFGPTASIRLLPRILEHFYQAHPGIEVHVDEGPDRQVLQWLEERRIDVGFVVLEQERFDTVALFEDQMVALLPEGHALTQQASVKLNELCHDPFVLTEAGSSELVERLFHSARLKPNVRYRCSQLLSTLDTVSRGAGVSVVAQASLPQGHQPPYVQRPLSPKVERHIGLAVLDRRQSSPATLAFIQVAQGVAADF
- a CDS encoding dermonecrotic toxin domain-containing protein, coding for MHITHDQSLHLTTLFPQPLQSTHTTHSLSSGSSADGARRTFQERSNTEFLNGTLSHEGRAMASATLEPDKVSTPGVQVSTFAVDGAQSKDIVLVKRVPTTAEGPNFLLFVPDKDGKSFHEFNTREEMTAWLKEQVYDPEKLEAFASHFSIDAAPGQVDRVKEVMTRFAADDINAVVGSYCYEKGDIFTRLHKDVTVAPVDVNGLTQTRVHQLEPDGKATYIGTREDGQSVLYKYDAYGNLHGASKGNFYFVRNGLNNDAPLVAMTKTEYLSKVINVSLDNVGANDKSGIFHEFLKQLRNPGEGLGTALTQLGVPPDIAHSIEEIVKNPGVGSLHELNRGNRLGDLFGIDQQTTDEHLRQVGIKVQGRIPHYNKVREALNSIADFLETVGPEAPDMTAQVNTR